The segment CAGTGCAAGTACAAAGTTATCCAAGCATAGCAAAGACAATCCATCAAAACTGGAGTTATAAGGTATTCACGGGACAACAGCACTATATATTTGCGCACATTTGCACTACAGCATCCCTGCAGAATATCAGAGTGATATGTTTTGTTACAATGCTATTGTTTAGTTACCGTATGAATGAATCCATGTTGAAAAATGATAGTTATGTTTATATGTCACTGTACATATTGTATATAAAATGGGATATACTTTTGTAAATGGATTTGATTGATGgattaaaatgtttcattttctgtCTAAAAGCATTTGTCTGTCTTTGGTGTTTTTGCAGCCAGTGGTATTGATTTAAAAGGTTACAATTTCTCTTTCATATTGGACTCCATTGGCAGAAGTACTGACAAGAACAAATGATGTCCTTTGAATGAAGCCTTTGTCTATATTAAAATGCGGCTTTTACTTAGACTGTGAGTTTCACAATACACTGCAAATTTGGCTGTAATCTTCATACAATCTAAATGAGTTCCATCTTGAGAAGTAGagaaagaggagtggaggagataGTTCCTCATTTAGAAACTCATTTTGAAACAACATTTCAAGTTTCCGGGGGGTTAACTGATCTGTGACCTCACCCTTTTCAGTAACTTGAGGACATCCAGTCTCCAAGTCTCAATATGCTTTACAATACTTTATTATCACTAACGGCATTTATGTTTTGTCTTAGTCTTTTCCTGGTGTACAGAGCCAGTGttttagaaaatgattttcGAAAACTCCAAGGGGACATAattctacaattaaatcagcCACGTTCTGAGGGAGTCAGTGATGGGAGCATGGCCAAGATGTCTAAAACAAGGGAGGTATGTCACTGATTATGCAGGATGGAGTCATCTTGGACATTGTACTACTAAGATTTATGCCATTATCAAGTACTCAGATAGCACTGCAATAATAAATTTTCTCTAAATGCTCTGTTTTCTCTTAGGACATAAAGTCAAGTGCTTTCCAACAAATTCAAAAGAATTTTCTGAGATTGTCCTTTAGGAGAGTTAAACGGGAACAGGGCGGCTGTAGAGGTGGGTTTTGTCAGTTGAGAGATAAAAATGTGTCTATTAGTTCAAATCTAATCTGGTAGTGAGACCATAAACAGTTTaagttaataaaataattataagTTTGTTTTCCCTTACCAGTGCCAAAGTCATTCCTGCAGTTAACAGCCAATACTAACAAACAACCATACGTAAGAGGTAAAGCTAAATTCAAGTCTTTGGCTTTTGGCATGGTAATGTCTGCCATTATTTTAGTAATGTCTGCCATAAGCCTATTTTGCCTTTCCCCATAGGAAATGTAACAGTGATCCCTTGGACTGTTGCTGTGCAGCAAGGACATGCAATTTCACCAAAGGCAAACAGAATTGTTGTGCAAGAGGATGGTTATTACATGGTGTTTGGACAAGTATTGTGTCACTTTAGAAGTATAACTCTCAAGCATAACTAAATTGATATTGCTTGTGATTTGTTCCAACTATGCTGCTCATGTTCCGCTTAATTCTCAGGTTTTGTTCGAAAGCTCCGGCGCCATTATGGGCCACATCGTTCGCAGCTGGGGTTCCACTGAATCGGGGATGAGATCAACAGAGCTTTTGCGCTGCTTGCAAGAGATGTCCCAGGCGACTTCTGTCAACACCTGCTACACTGCAGGTCAGTCAGGCACTACAGTACAGTccaaagtttggacacatctgatgcttatgcttaaatgcttgaaatgagtttcttagacaaatataaacagtgaagttgatgcctatgtatgaatttctttccaaagcctttgcctgtccatcaaggcaaagggcggctacttcaaagaatctaaaatatatgatagttttgttttgtttaacacttttttggtcactgcataattccatttgtgttactccatagttttgatgcctttactattattttaaaatgcagaacatagtcaaaataaagacaaatgtggtgtgtccacacttttgactggtagtgtactacATCCTGGCCTCTTAAAATAATTAGCTTTGCCTGTTCATGTGTGCTGGATTTGAAGGGCATTTTTCATCTGGTCTATCCTGATGCTCTCTATTTGAATGACATGAATCCTCTGTCTCAGGCACAGTGAAGCTGAACCAGCGGGACGAGCTAGAGCTGGTGATTCCAAATCGACCTCAAGCCGTGATCTCCATGGACGCACACTCGACCTTTTTTGGTGTCATGCAGCTGAACTGAAACAAGGCGGTATGAAAACAATAAGGACGCAGCTCGTTGTGGCAGGATGTAGGCAGCCGACACCAAGCTGTCTGAGGGGACGCAGATAGAGAGACGAGTGACAGCAGTCTACCATCTCTTGGTGACTGTCATCCGGCTCAATGATTTTTCTAAATGAACTGTCCAGCCATCAGTCTTCAGAAGACAGCTACTTTTGAAATCATTCTGTATAAAAGCCCAGTTATAATGTGTATCTTTCAGGTTACTCCTCATGGCCTTGTCCTCCTAACATTGTCCTTTCATCACAGTCTATTTCTGCGTGTCTCTTTATACCTTGCTGGGGGCTTCCCTCCACCGCCAcactgtctgtttatttgttccTCTTGCCTATTATAGAATGGTTTCCGTTTAACTAAGACTATGGCAGGAACAAACAAAGGTATAAATTCATATTGTGTATAGCCGAGGTGTTTTCCAGTTGACATAAAACAGATATCGTGATATAATTAAAGTTGTTATATATGGGATAATTTGCCTTTGTACAAAACATGAAATTTCCCAAATGGACTTTCCTTAAATAACCAGTATTAAGTTTGTATATT is part of the Centroberyx gerrardi isolate f3 chromosome 16, fCenGer3.hap1.cur.20231027, whole genome shotgun sequence genome and harbors:
- the LOC139929973 gene encoding tumor necrosis factor ligand superfamily member 13B-like, whose product is MLYNTLLSLTAFMFCLSLFLVYRASVLENDFRKLQGDIILQLNQPRSEGVSDGSMAKMSKTREDIKSSAFQQIQKNFLRLSFRRVKREQGGCRVPKSFLQLTANTNKQPYVRGNVTVIPWTVAVQQGHAISPKANRIVVQEDGYYMVFGQVLFESSGAIMGHIVRSWGSTESGMRSTELLRCLQEMSQATSVNTCYTAGTVKLNQRDELELVIPNRPQAVISMDAHSTFFGVMQLN